AGCTGCTCGATGTGCTCACGCAGCGCCTCGTCGAGACGGGCGCCCGCCTGAGCGTGCGTCTCGGCGCCCTCGATGCGCGTCTCGTCGCCGTCGGCCCACGCCTGCATCTGCGTGGGGAAGCGCTCCCAGGACTCACGCCAGGTCAGGCCCTCACGCGCACCGAACGCCAGCTCGCGCAGGCGCGGGTCGAGCTCGACCTCGAGACCGGTGCGGGCCGCGAGCGCCTGCGCGGTGTCAGCGGCGCGCGAGAGGTCGGAGCTGACGATGCGGGCGGGCTGCAGCGACGCGAGGCGCGCGGCGGCCTCCTCGGCCTGCTGGCGCCCCACCTCGTCGAGCGGGATGTCGGTCTGGCCCTGGACGCGGCCGGCGACGTTCCACTCGGTGCGACCGTGCCGCCACAGGATGACCCGGCGGCCCGGGTTCGATCCCGGCTTCACGGCAGCTTCAGGTCGATGGTCGGGCAGTCGCTCCACAGCCGCTCGAGGGCGTAGAACGCACGCTCCTCGGAGTGCTGCACGTGCACGACGATGTCGCCGTAGTCCATGAGGATCCAGCGCGACTCGCGCTGGCCCTCGCGGCGGATGGTCCGGGCGCCGATCTCGAGCAGCTTCCGCTCGATCTCGTCCTTCACCGCGTTCATCTGCGGCTGGTTGGCGGCCGAGCACAGCAGGAAGACGTCGGTGATGGCCAGCTGCTCCGAGACGTCGAAGGCGATGATGTCGGCCGCCTGCTTGTCGGCGGCGGCGAGTGCAGCGGCCCGAGTCAGTTCGATCGCGTGATCGGTGGCGGTCATGAGGGGTCCTTCGGTTGGTCGTGCGGTTGGTAGAGGCCGTGCTTGCCGATGTACTGGACGACGCCGTCCGGCACGAGGTACCAGACGGGCTCGCCGCTGTGCACCCGCGTGCGGCAGTCGGTGGAGCTGATCGCCAGGGCGGGGATCTCCACGAGGGTGACCCGCTCCCTGGGCAGTCCCTCGAGCGTGGACTCGTCCATCTCGTGCCCGGGACGGGTACAGCCGACGAAGTGCGCCAGATCGAACAGCTCGGCGTGGTCGCGCCAGGTCAGGATCGCGGCCATCGCGTCGGCGCCGGTGATGAAGTACAGCTCGTCGTCGGGGTACCGCGCGGCGAGGTCGCGCAGGGTGTCGATCGTGTACGTGAGTCCGGGTCGGTCGATGTCGACGCGGCTCACGGTGAAGCGTGGGTTGGCCGCCGTGGCGATGACGGTCATGAGGTAGCGGTCCTCGGTGGGCGAGACCTGGCGCTCGGACTTCTGCCAGGGCTGGCCGGTGGGGACGAAGACGACCTCGTCGAGGTCGAACCACGACTGCACCTCGCTGGCGGCAACGAGGTGTCCGTGGTGGATGGGATCGAACGTGCCGCCCATCACGCCGATGCGGCGGCGACGGTCGGTCATGCTCAGGTGTGCTCGCGACCCAATCCGAAGAGGAAGGTGATGAGCAGCAGCACCAACAGGACTCCGAGGGCGATCCCGCCGACCACCCAGTGGTTGATGGCGGCCTCGCCGTGTTCAGCCACCTCTTCGGCGGCCAGCATCAGATCGAGCATGGGCGACAATCTATCAGCGCGTCTGACCGGTGCCGGTCACCACGTAGGTGGTGGTGGTCATCTCGGTCAGTCCCATCGGTCCGCGGGCATGCAGCTTCTGCGTCGAGATGCCGATCTCGGCACCGAATCCGAACTCCCCGCCGTCGGTGAACCGGGTGGACGCGTTGACCATGACGGCCGCCGAGTCGACGCCCATGGTGAAGCGGCGGGAGGCCTCCAGCGATCGCGTGACGATGGCCTCGGTGTGGCCCGAGCTGAAGCGGCGCACGTGGTCGATCGCCTCGTCGACCGAGTCGACCACGCGCGCCGAGATCTGGGCGTCGAGGTACTCGGTGGCGTAGTCGTCGTCGGTGGCCTCGTCGACGCCGTCGAAGGCACGGAACGCCTGGTCGCCGTGGATCGTGACACCGCGGTGCTGCAGCTCCTTCACCACGCGCGGCAGGAACTCGTCGGCCACCGCACGGTGCACGAGCAGCGACTCGGCCGCGTTGCACACGCTGTTGCGCTGAGTCTTGGAGTTGAGGACGATGTCGAGCGCCATGTCGAGGTCGGCTTCGGCGTCGACGTAAACGTGCACGTTGCCGGTGCCGGTCTCGATGACCGGCACGGTGGACTGCTCCACCACCGTGCGGATCAGGCCCGCTCCCCCGCGGGGGATCACCAGGTCGACGAGACCGCGGGCGGTCATCAGGTCGGTCGACGTGCTGCGGTCCTCGGCGCTGATCGCCTGGATCGCGTCCGCAGGCAGACCCGTCGAGGCCACGGCCTCTCGCATGATCTCCACGATCACGGCGTTCGAGCGCCGGGCCGAGCGGGAGCCGCGCAGCAGCGACGCGCTGCCGGCCTTGAGGCAGATCGCCGCGGCGTCGGCCGTGACGTTGGGACGACCCTCGTAGATCATCCCGATGACGCCCATCGGCACGCGGATCTGCTGCAGCTGCAGGCCGTTCGGCAGGGTGGAGCCGCGCACGACCTCGCCGATCGGGTCGGGCAGCGCGGCGATGTCGCGCACGCCCTGCGCGAAGGCGGCGACGCGGCCGGCGTCGAGGGCCAGCCGATCGATCACGTTCTCGGGCGTCCCCTCCGCCCGCGCCTCAGCGACGTCGTCGGCGTTCGCGGCGACGATGCGTTCGGTGCCCGCGACGAGCGCCTCGGCCATCGCGGTCAGTGCCGCGTCCTTGTCCTTGCGCGTCGCGAGTGCCAGGACGCGCGCGGCGTCACGCGCGCGGAGAGCGGCCTCGCGGACCTCGGTACCCATGCGGTGAGTCTAGTTCGACGAATTAGGCTCGGGGAGTGCCGTCCCCCTCGTCGCTCCCGCGCCGCGCGTGGGCTTCGCTGACGGCCTTCGCTCCCCACGGGGACGCGCACTGGGTCTCGCTGCGCGCCGGCGTCAGCTTCGGCGTCCCCCTGCTCCTGCTCTGGTGGATCGATCGCCTCGATCTCGTCCTGCCGGCCACCTTCGGCGCGTTCACCGCGCTCTACGGGCGGGCGAACGCCCACCGCCCCCGAGCCGTGATGCAGGCCTCGGCGGGATGCGTGCTCGTGGCCTGCGTCGCTCTCGGCACCTCGCTGGGCGCCGTGGGCGCCGGTCCGTGGTGGGCCGCCCTCGCGCTCACCGTGGCCTCCGCGCTGGCGATGCTCGCGTCCCTGGCGTGGGCCTGGCATCCTCCGGGTGCCCTCTTCCCCGTGTTCGCCGTCGGCGCCACGGCCGGCGCGCGCGTGGACGGGAGCGACATCGCGCTGCACGTGGCCGTGGCCGCCCTGACTGCCGTGCTGGCCATCGTCGTGGGATCCGCGGGTGTGCTCACTCCGGCGCGCCACCGACCCCGGCAGCCGTGGGACGCTCCCCTGCACGCCGCCCTCCGGTCGCCGAGGACCGGAGAGGAGGTCGCCCGGGTGGCCCTGGTCGTGGGCCTGGCCGCCGCGGTGGCCACGGCACTCGATCTCGGGCACGCCTACTGGGCTGCCGTGGGCGCGGCCGCCGTGTCCTCGGGACCGAGCACCGGCCACCAGGTCCAGCGCGGCCTGCACCGCGCCGTCGGCACGATCGCCGGCGTGGTCGTCGCCGGCGGCCTGCTGGCCCTCGACCTGCCCGTGCTCGCGACGATTCTCGTGGTGATCGTCCTGCAGATGGTCGCCGAGCTCCTCGTGGGCCGGAACTACGCGGTCGCCCTCGTCGCCATCACGCCGACGGCGCTGCTCATGGTGAGCCTCGGGTCGACCGTTCCCGCGTCCACGCTCGTGGTGGACCGGGTGCTCGACACCGTCCTGGGCGTCGCCGTCGGTCTGGCGGTGGTGCTGGCGTGGGACCGCTGGCTCACCCCACGGCAGCGAGGATCTCGCTGACGTAGCCCGCCGAGCGCTCCGAGCCGATGATGCCCGGCGCCATCTTGTTCATGACGTAGGAGATCGTCAGGCCCCGGTCGGGGAACATCACGGTCAGCGACCCGCCCCAGCCGCCCCAGAAGCAGATCCGCTCGTCGGGGATGTAGGGCAGCGTCTCCGGCTCGGGCAGCGCGAACCCGATGCCGAACCGCAGGGGCACGCCGAGGACGAGGTCCACGTTCCGCGACTGCTCGCGGAAGATGAGGTCGATGGTCGACTTCGACAGCAGCCGGACCCCGTCCACCTCTCCCCCGCGCGAGACCACGGAGAACGTCCGTGCCAGCGCCCGGGCGTTCGTGTGCCCGTTGAGGGCACCGAGCTCGGCCCGGCGCCACGCGATCGTGTTCGCGGCGGCCGCGTCCGCGATCGGGCCCATGAAGGTGCGGGCCATCGGCGACTCGAGGTCGATCTGCGAGAAGTCGATCGGCAGCGGCGGCGGCGGCACGATCTCGGCGATGCGGTCGTCGTCCTGCTCCTTCTCGCCGATCTGCAGGTCGGTGCCGAGCGGCCCGGCGATCTCCTCGGCGACGTACTGCGTCAGGGTCCTGCCGGTCACCCGACGGACGATCTCGCCGAGCAGGTGACCCTGGTTCATCGCGTGGTAGCCCGAGGCCGTGCCCGGCTCCCACCACGGGGCCTGGGCGGCCAGCCGCGCGGTGGACTCCTCACGGTCGTACATGTCCTCCACGACGAAGGGCTGGTCCCAGCCCGAGACGCCCGAGGTGTGCGACATGACGTGGCGCACCAGCACGTCCTCCTTGCCGTTCTTGGCGAACTCGGGCCAGTAGGTGGCCACCGGCTCGTCCACGTCGACGAGCCCGCGCTCGACGAGCGTCAGCATCGCCAGGGCCGTCACCTCCTTGGTGGTCGACCAGACGTTGACGATCGTGTCCCGGTCCCACGCGCGGGTGCGGGCGACGTCGGCGTGGCCTCCCCACACGTCGACGAGCGTCTCGCCGGCGAGGTCGACCGCGATCGCGGCGCCGAGCTCCTCGCCCGACTCCAGGTTCGCGGCGAAGACCTCGCGCAGCCGGTCGAATCGGGGATCGGCGTCTCCGTGAACGGTCATGTCTCTCTCCTTCATCCGGTCACCCGAGGAGGGCGACGAAAACTCGGTACGCCGCATCGGCGTCGGGGGCTGCCCCGGTGATGAGGTCGGCGTAGATGAACGACTCCGCGATGCGGACGACGACGAACGCCAGGGCCTCCGGCGCCAGGTCGACCGGCCCCGGCGGCTCGCTCGCGATCAGCCCGCTCACGAGCGCGAGCATGCGGCCCTGCGTCGGCAGCTCGGCGGTGGTGAGGATCCGCAGGGCCCGCGCCGGGTCGCGGTGCAGGAACTCCCGGAACCACGGCTCGTCGATCAGCATCCGCACGTAGGCCCGCAGGACGCGAGCGGCCCGGTGCCGCGTGCCGGGCGGATACGCCTCGATGCAGGCAGGCCAGGCCAGCGTCTCGGTGGTCGCCCAGAGCGCCTCGGCGATCAGGCGGTCGCGGCGGCCCACGCGACGGAAGACGGTGCTGCGGTCCACCCCGACCTCGGCCGCGACGCGTCCCACGTCCACGGGCTCGCCGGCGATCAGTGCGTGCCGGGCCGCGCGCACGATGGCCTGCGTCGTGTGATCCACGTCACGCATCCTGCCCGAAACTCGACGTCCGTGCAATGTTTTTCAGATTTGTTGCATCAGGCCGGTGGCAGCGGCACCGCCAGCGCCGGGTCCGTCGGCGGCACGTGCACCGGCTCGCCCGTCCACCGCGCGATGGCCGCCCGGTACTCCGGCGAGTGCTGGTACCCGCCGTGGGTCATCACGAGCGATCCCGGATCCCCCGACCCGCTGGGGCGCACCTCGAGCGTGGGCCTGTCGTAGACGGGGTGGTCGCGGTCGGAGTACACCCGGTACCCGAGGGGATCGCCGCGCCGGAACAGGTTCACCCAGTGGTCGGGCCTGGCCAGCAGGAACCTCAGGCCGGTGCCTGCCGGCGTTCCGTGCGGTCGGCTGTCGGGGACGTCCGGCCAGGCCGCCCGCAGCCGCGTCGGGCCTGACGTGGGCACGTAGCCGAGCGCGTCGGGTCCTGCGGCCGCCGGGAAGACGCGCCCGTAGATCGCCCGCACCTGGCTGCCGTAGGTGAGCAGCCTCAGCTGCTTCGCCCGGCCGTTGAGCCGGCACGCGACCGCGACGCAGATCAGCGAGCCCTGGCTGTGTCCCGACAGCACCACGGCACGCGTGGGGTCGTCCCCGAGTGCCCAGCGCGCCCGCGCCGTGATCTCGGGGACCACGCGCTCGGCGTAGCAGGGCGGAGCGAAGGGGTGGGCCGCCCTGGGCCAGAAGGTGGTGACGTCCCAGAGGATGCCCACGTTGCGGCGCGCCGTGGGCGAGCGTCGCACCCGGGCGCCGGCCATCATCAGCCCGATGCTGCCCAGCAGGGCGATGTACAGCGAGATCGTCGCGACGTCCCGCAGTCCCGGGTACACCGACCACGGAGCACGACCGCCCGACGAGAGGGCCAGCGTCGTCAGCGCCAGTGCCGTCGTCAGCGTGCCCGAGCCGTCGAGCAGGCGCTCGGCCCGGTGGGCCAGGCCGGCCGCGACGCGAGCGTCCGTGACACCGTCGCGGTCCTGCGAGGGGACCTCGGGACTGTCACCACCGACGAGCTCGCGGATCGCCGGTGCGGCCTTCGTCCGGTACAGGACGACCATCGCCGCGGTCAGGAGCCCACCGAGGACGAGCATCGACGACAGCATCAGCGGGGTCCACACCAGCACCTGCGGCACGACGATCGGCGTCTGCGGCGGATCGTTGACCTTGAGCGCCACCCTGCCGTCGGCCGCCACGACGCGCAGGCACGGCACCAGGGCCCGGTCGAGGATGCACGAGGGCGACACGTCGAGCGCACCCGCCGTGCGGAAGCCCTTGGACTCGCCGGTGCACGGCTCCTGCGCGGGGTAGGCGGGATCGTCGCCGCGACCGAAGCAGGACCCGACCAGCTGCACGGTGGTGGTCCCCGGCGGCAGCAGCAGCACCGCCTTGTCGACCATGGTCGACGCCGTCGCGTACGACGCCACCCCGTCGCTCTCGCGCGCGAGCGCGTCGGTCCGGACCGTGCCGTGGGTGACCCGCACGGCGCCGTTCTCCAGGACCACCCGGGCGCCGTCGAGCCGGACGTCTCCGGCGGCGACGAGCCGCGGCTCGCCCTGCGCCGACACCGGCGACCGCTCGTTCCGGACGGTGATGAGGTCGGCCACGGTCTGCGAGTCGCCGTTGAGGAAGTTCGCCGCGGCGACCGCGCCCGCGGACGTGAACAGCAGCGCCACCATCGTGGCGGCGCCCAGCATCACGGACGCGCCCGCGCCACCCCACGCGACGCACCGGTTCCCGGCCAGCCGGCTGCGATTGCGATGGAACAGCAGCAGCAGCCCCCACGCCGCGAGGGTCTCCACCGCCAGCCACCCGGCCGGGACGAACCAGCCCGACACCACCAGCGCGAACACCCCGAGCACCACCAGGAAGGTCCACCGCAGCCGCACGCGGCCGCCGACGAACACGATGACGTGGACGACGGTGAGCAGGACGAAGAGCCCGATGAACCACAGGTTCGAGCCGTACCAGGCGAGCTCCTGCTGGGTGAACGAGAGCTCCGCGGTCCACAGCGCCGCCAGGTGCGCCGCGACCACGCCCAGTGCCGTCCACGCGAGGGCGTCCAGCGGCAGGCGGCGCATCAGGCGGCCGGGACCGGTCCACGGGAACACGCGGCGCGTGAGCCGGCCCAGGTGCGGCTCGTCGCGGTACTCGAGGTCGTCCTCGTCGACCGTCATGGTCCGCAGCACGACCAGCGCCATGATGAGAGCCGCCGCCGACGTCGTCGGCCACAGCCATCCCCCGCCGCCACGCACGAGCATGTGGATCCCGGTGTAGAGCACGACCGTGCTCAGCGCGGCCGCGATGTGCAGCCGCTGCAGGCGTCGCGTGCGCTGCTCGCCGCGCCACATCAGCGGGTGCTCCAGGATGCTGGCGCGCGACTGGTCGCGGTCGGCGTCGGTCATCGTGACCTCGGACTCGTGCACCGCCGCCTCGTACCGCGCCAGGCTCTGGAACGACAGGGCGACGAGCGCCAGCAGGGCGCCGAGCGGCACCAGCGACATCACGGCGATGCGGGCGCCCGCGGACAGTCCGGCGATCCGGTCCATCCAGTCGGGCAGCACCGGGCACGCGATGGCGTTCGCCCGGAAGCACTGCCACGCGACGAGGTCGATCGCGATGAAGCTCACGGTGAGCATCGCGATCACCGTGAGGATCACGGCGCTGAGCCGGACCGCGCGCATGCCCCACCGGGCCTGCCCGCTGTCCTCGCCGGCCTGCGTCCGCGCCCAGAACGCGAGGTTGACGAGGGCGAACGGCAGCAGCACGAGCCACAGCACGCGGGTCACCCAGCCCAGCACCCCGCGAACGCCCGAGGTCAGCTCGCCCCACGAGTACGCCTCGAGCGACAGGCCGGCCGGCAGGGTGCGCAGCGGCGGGTGGGCGCCGTCGGCGATCCGGTAGAAACCGGTGAGCCGGTCGCCGGCCACCTGGACGACGTCCTCGGGCGCGACGCCCAGCATCGAGTCGGTCGGCGTGCCCCGGACGCCGTGCACCCGCAGCTCCATGACGACCTTGCTGGCGTGCTGACCGGGCATGACCGACCTCCCCTTGGTGACCGTGTCACCCCTGGAGAGACCGTGGCAAGTGCCCGTGATGCGTCAGGGTCAGGACATGAGGATGAGGTCGTCGCGGTGGATGACCTCGCGCTCGCGCTCGGGACCGAGCTCGGCCGCCAGGTCCGCGGTGGAGCGACCCAGCATCTCGGGCAGCTCGTCGCTGTCGAAGTTGACCAGCCCTCGGGCGATCACGACGCGCTCGGGGTCGACCACGTCGACCGGGTCGCCGGCGGCGAAGTCGCCCTCGACGGCGACGATCCCGGCAGCCAACAGGGAGGCGCCCCGCTCGACCAGGGCACGTCGCGCACCCGCGTCGAGCACGAGACGCCCGCGGGTCTCGCTGGCGTGCGCCAGCCACATGAGCCGAGCGGCCCGGCGCTTGCCGGTGGGCGTGAACAGGGTGCCGACGGGCTCGCCCTCCACGGCCTCCACCGCACGGGCCGCCGAGGTGAGCCGCACGGGGATGCCGGCCGCCGTGGCGATCCGTGCGGCCTCGAGCTTGGTCACCATGCCGCCCGTGCCGACGGCCGATCCGACCCGGGCCACGTCGATGCCGGCCAGGTCGGCCTCGGACCGCACCTCGCGGATGGGCTGGGAGTCGGGCAGGTCGGGATGACCGGTGTAGAGGCCGTCGACGTCCGACAGCAGGAGCAGCTCGTCGGCGTGCACCAGGTGCGCCACGAGCGCGGCGAGCCGGTCGTTGTCGCCGAAGCGGATCTCGGACGTGGCCACGGTGTCGTTCTCGTTGACCACCGGCACCACCCCGAGCTCGAGGAGCTTCGCGAAGGTCTGGTGGGCGTTCCGGTAGTGGCTGCGACGGCTGACGTCGTCGACCGTGAGCAGCACCTGGCCCACCACGAGCCCGGCCGCGGCGAAGGACTCGGAGTAGTGCGCGATGAGCGCGCGCTGGCCCACGGCGGCCGCGGCCTGCTGCGTGGGCAGGTCGCGGGGACGGCGGGCCAGGTTCAGCGGCCCGAGGCCCGCGGCGATGGCGCCCGACGACACCAGGACGACCTCGTCACCGCGCGCCCGCACGGTGACGACGGCGTCGACCACCGTGCCGATGCGGTCGGGGTCGAGATGACCGTCGGGGGTGGTCAGCGACGAGGAGCCGACCTTGACGACGACCCTCACCGGTCGTCCTCGTCGAGCTCGTCGTCGCCGGGGTACTCCTCACCGATCGTCCAGTCCGGGATGATCGTGCTGGGGTCGAACGGCTCGGGCTCGTGGCCCTCGGCGCGCAGCGCGACGGCCTCCAGCTCCCACGCGCGGCGGGCGGCCAGCAGCTCACGGCGCTCCTGGTTCGTGCGACGGTTGCTCTGGTCGAGGCGCAGGTCCTCGCCGCGGCGGCCGAGCACCTCGGCGCCGGCCGTGATCGTGGGATCGAAGTCGAAGACGACCTCGTCGCGGCCCAGCTCGAGCTCGTTGGCAGCCCCGATGACGATGTCGTCGCCGGCGCTCGCACCGAGGGACAGCAGGTGGTCCTCGACCCCGAGCCGGTTGAGCCGGTCGGCCAGGAAGCCGACGGCCTCGTCGTTGCTGAAGTCGGTCTGGCGCACCCAGCGAGCGGGCTTCTCGCCGATGACGTGCCAGCGGCCGTCGATCTTGCGGACCTCGAACTCGCGGCCCACGCCCGAGGGGGCCGGCGGGCGCAGCACGATGCGGGTGGCCTCGCGGTGGGGCTCGGCGGCGCGACGGGCGGCGACGATCTCGGCCATCGCGAACGACAGCTCGCGCAGGCCGGCGTGGCTCGCGGCGGAGACCTCGAACACCCGCAGGCCGCGCTCGCGCAGCTCGCCGATGACGAACTCGGCGATCTGGGCGGCGTCGGGGACGTCGGTCTTGTTGAGCGCGACCAGGCGGGGCCGGTCGGAGAAGTCGACGTCGGCGTACTGGCCGTAGCGGGTCAGCTCGGCCTCGATGATGTCGAGGTCGGTGAGCGGATCGCGTCCCGGCTCGACCGTGGCGCAGTCGATCACGTGCACGAGGGCGGCACAGCGCTCGACGTGCCGCAGGAAGTCGTGACCCAGGCCGCGGCCCTCGCTGGCACCCTCGATGAGGCCGGGGACGTCGGCCACGGTGAACGTGGTCTCGCCCGCGCGCACGACGCCGAGGTTGGGCACCAACGTGGTGAACGGGTAGTCGGCGATCTTGGGACGGGCCCGCGACAGCGACGCGATCAGGCTGGACTTGCCGGCCGACGGGAATCCGATCAGGCCGATGTCGGCCACGACCTTCATCTCGAGCGTGACCGTGCGCTCCTCGCCCGGCTCGCCCTTGAGCGCGAAGCCGGGGGCCTTGCGCTTGCTGGAGGCCAGCGCGGCGTTGCCGAGCCCGCCGCGGCCGCCGGCCGCGATGACGAGCTCGGTGCCGGCGCCGACCAGGTCGGCCAGGACCTCGCCGTTCTCGTCGCGCACCACGGTGCCGTCGGGGACCCTGAGGACGAGGTCCTCGCCGTTGGAGCCGCTGCGGTTCGAGCCCGCGCCGGGCGCGCCGCTGGTGGCCTTGCGGTGGGGCTCGTGGTGGTAGTCGATCAGCGTGGTGACGTCGGGCGTCACCACGAGGATGACGTCGCCGCCGTGCCCGCCGTTGCCGCCGTCGGGACCGCCGAGCGGCTTGAACTTCTCGCGGTGGACCGAGGCGACACCGTTGCCGCCGTTGCCTCCGGACACGTGCAGGGTCACCTGGTCAACGAACGAGGGGATCGCCATGGGTTCTCCTGGACGGTGGGTGGAAAAGAGAAAGGGCAGCCCGCATCAGCGGACCGCCCCTCCTCAGGAAGATCTGCGCGTCACTGCCCCGGAACGATGTTCACGACGCGACGGCCGCGCTTCGTGCCGAACTCGACCGCGCCGGGGGCGAGGGCGAAGAGGGTGTCGTCGCCGCCACGGCCCACGTTGGAGCCGGGGTGGAAGTGGGTGCCGCGCTGACGGACGATGATCTCGCCCGCGTTGACGAGCTGGCCGCCGAAACGCTTGACGCCGAGGCGCTGGGAGTTGGAGTCGCGCCCGTTCTTGGTAGAGGCTGCGCCCTTCTTGTGTGCCATGTCGTCAGTCCCTTACTTGGAGATTCCGGTGATCTTGACCTGGGTGTACTTCTGACGGTGCCCCTGGCGCTTCTTGTAACCGGTCTTGTTCTTGTACTTCTGGATGATGATCTTGGGGCCCTTGAGCCCACCGATCACCTCAGCGTCGACCTTGACCTTGGAGGCGTCGGCACCGGCCGTCACCTGGTCACCGTCGACCACCATGACCGCGGCGAGCTGGACGGTGTCGCCCTCGGTCGCCTGGACCTGGTCGATCGAGATGACGTCGCCGACCGCGACCTTGGCCTGGCCGCCGCCATTGCGCACGATTGCGTACACCACGGGATTCCTCACTCTGTACTGAAAAAGACTGGGTCGTGAACTGGGTCCTGCAAAAGAGTCTGAGCAGCACGCTGAGCGCACCGACTCTCGATTCTACTCGGGCGCCCCGTCCTCGGTCAAAACGGGTGCCTCCTGGGCCTGCGGCGTCTCTGCGACGGGCTGCGGTTCCGGCGCCTGATCGACCTGGGGCTGCTCGCTCCGGGGCTCGTCGGCCTTGGGCTCCTCGGCCTTGGGCTCCTCGGCCTTCGGCTCGTCGGACTTGGACTCCTCGCCCTTGCCCTGGCGCTGCTGGCGTCCGCCACCGTTGCCGTTGCCGTTGCCGCCGCCGGCGTTGCCGCCACGGCCCGAGCGACCACCGCGGCGTCCGCGACGCTGGCCCTCGTCCTTCTTCGGCTCGACCGGGGCGTCC
This genomic interval from Aeromicrobium choanae contains the following:
- the rpmA gene encoding 50S ribosomal protein L27; its protein translation is MAHKKGAASTKNGRDSNSQRLGVKRFGGQLVNAGEIIVRQRGTHFHPGSNVGRGGDDTLFALAPGAVEFGTKRGRRVVNIVPGQ
- a CDS encoding histidine phosphatase family protein, with protein sequence MKPGSNPGRRVILWRHGRTEWNVAGRVQGQTDIPLDEVGRQQAEEAAARLASLQPARIVSSDLSRAADTAQALAARTGLEVELDPRLRELAFGAREGLTWRESWERFPTQMQAWADGDETRIEGAETHAQAGARLDEALREHIEQLPLGETLVVVAHGAVLRTGALTFLGIAEQSWRQFGGLSNCHWSVLQEARWEDMSQWRLAEWNSGSLPEPVMSDDEADEPDPGLGNSGASR
- a CDS encoding QsdR family transcriptional regulator, which gives rise to MDHTTQAIVRAARHALIAGEPVDVGRVAAEVGVDRSTVFRRVGRRDRLIAEALWATTETLAWPACIEAYPPGTRHRAARVLRAYVRMLIDEPWFREFLHRDPARALRILTTAELPTQGRMLALVSGLIASEPPGPVDLAPEALAFVVVRIAESFIYADLITGAAPDADAAYRVFVALLG
- a CDS encoding glutamate-5-semialdehyde dehydrogenase → MGTEVREAALRARDAARVLALATRKDKDAALTAMAEALVAGTERIVAANADDVAEARAEGTPENVIDRLALDAGRVAAFAQGVRDIAALPDPIGEVVRGSTLPNGLQLQQIRVPMGVIGMIYEGRPNVTADAAAICLKAGSASLLRGSRSARRSNAVIVEIMREAVASTGLPADAIQAISAEDRSTSTDLMTARGLVDLVIPRGGAGLIRTVVEQSTVPVIETGTGNVHVYVDAEADLDMALDIVLNSKTQRNSVCNAAESLLVHRAVADEFLPRVVKELQHRGVTIHGDQAFRAFDGVDEATDDDYATEYLDAQISARVVDSVDEAIDHVRRFSSGHTEAIVTRSLEASRRFTMGVDSAAVMVNASTRFTDGGEFGFGAEIGISTQKLHARGPMGLTEMTTTTYVVTGTGQTR
- the obgE gene encoding GTPase ObgE, producing the protein MAIPSFVDQVTLHVSGGNGGNGVASVHREKFKPLGGPDGGNGGHGGDVILVVTPDVTTLIDYHHEPHRKATSGAPGAGSNRSGSNGEDLVLRVPDGTVVRDENGEVLADLVGAGTELVIAAGGRGGLGNAALASSKRKAPGFALKGEPGEERTVTLEMKVVADIGLIGFPSAGKSSLIASLSRARPKIADYPFTTLVPNLGVVRAGETTFTVADVPGLIEGASEGRGLGHDFLRHVERCAALVHVIDCATVEPGRDPLTDLDIIEAELTRYGQYADVDFSDRPRLVALNKTDVPDAAQIAEFVIGELRERGLRVFEVSAASHAGLRELSFAMAEIVAARRAAEPHREATRIVLRPPAPSGVGREFEVRKIDGRWHVIGEKPARWVRQTDFSNDEAVGFLADRLNRLGVEDHLLSLGASAGDDIVIGAANELELGRDEVVFDFDPTITAGAEVLGRRGEDLRLDQSNRRTNQERRELLAARRAWELEAVALRAEGHEPEPFDPSTIIPDWTIGEEYPGDDELDEDDR
- the rsfS gene encoding ribosome silencing factor — protein: MTATDHAIELTRAAALAAADKQAADIIAFDVSEQLAITDVFLLCSAANQPQMNAVKDEIERKLLEIGARTIRREGQRESRWILMDYGDIVVHVQHSEERAFYALERLWSDCPTIDLKLP
- a CDS encoding serine hydrolase domain-containing protein; amino-acid sequence: MTVHGDADPRFDRLREVFAANLESGEELGAAIAVDLAGETLVDVWGGHADVARTRAWDRDTIVNVWSTTKEVTALAMLTLVERGLVDVDEPVATYWPEFAKNGKEDVLVRHVMSHTSGVSGWDQPFVVEDMYDREESTARLAAQAPWWEPGTASGYHAMNQGHLLGEIVRRVTGRTLTQYVAEEIAGPLGTDLQIGEKEQDDDRIAEIVPPPPLPIDFSQIDLESPMARTFMGPIADAAAANTIAWRRAELGALNGHTNARALARTFSVVSRGGEVDGVRLLSKSTIDLIFREQSRNVDLVLGVPLRFGIGFALPEPETLPYIPDERICFWGGWGGSLTVMFPDRGLTISYVMNKMAPGIIGSERSAGYVSEILAAVG
- a CDS encoding FUSC family protein; amino-acid sequence: MPSPSSLPRRAWASLTAFAPHGDAHWVSLRAGVSFGVPLLLLWWIDRLDLVLPATFGAFTALYGRANAHRPRAVMQASAGCVLVACVALGTSLGAVGAGPWWAALALTVASALAMLASLAWAWHPPGALFPVFAVGATAGARVDGSDIALHVAVAALTAVLAIVVGSAGVLTPARHRPRQPWDAPLHAALRSPRTGEEVARVALVVGLAAAVATALDLGHAYWAAVGAAAVSSGPSTGHQVQRGLHRAVGTIAGVVVAGGLLALDLPVLATILVVIVLQMVAELLVGRNYAVALVAITPTALLMVSLGSTVPASTLVVDRVLDTVLGVAVGLAVVLAWDRWLTPRQRGSR
- the rplU gene encoding 50S ribosomal protein L21, whose product is MYAIVRNGGGQAKVAVGDVISIDQVQATEGDTVQLAAVMVVDGDQVTAGADASKVKVDAEVIGGLKGPKIIIQKYKNKTGYKKRQGHRQKYTQVKITGISK
- the proB gene encoding glutamate 5-kinase, which encodes MRVVVKVGSSSLTTPDGHLDPDRIGTVVDAVVTVRARGDEVVLVSSGAIAAGLGPLNLARRPRDLPTQQAAAAVGQRALIAHYSESFAAAGLVVGQVLLTVDDVSRRSHYRNAHQTFAKLLELGVVPVVNENDTVATSEIRFGDNDRLAALVAHLVHADELLLLSDVDGLYTGHPDLPDSQPIREVRSEADLAGIDVARVGSAVGTGGMVTKLEAARIATAAGIPVRLTSAARAVEAVEGEPVGTLFTPTGKRRAARLMWLAHASETRGRLVLDAGARRALVERGASLLAAGIVAVEGDFAAGDPVDVVDPERVVIARGLVNFDSDELPEMLGRSTADLAAELGPEREREVIHRDDLILMS
- the nadD gene encoding nicotinate-nucleotide adenylyltransferase; protein product: MTDRRRRIGVMGGTFDPIHHGHLVAASEVQSWFDLDEVVFVPTGQPWQKSERQVSPTEDRYLMTVIATAANPRFTVSRVDIDRPGLTYTIDTLRDLAARYPDDELYFITGADAMAAILTWRDHAELFDLAHFVGCTRPGHEMDESTLEGLPRERVTLVEIPALAISSTDCRTRVHSGEPVWYLVPDGVVQYIGKHGLYQPHDQPKDPS